The Haloplanus salinarum genome includes a region encoding these proteins:
- the pstA gene encoding phosphate ABC transporter permease PstA, which translates to MAGATRSRLVEGDTSATDAVAGATVGLSAVLFALAVAAMFEWVSLTGTVAGVSTVTLLGGLLVGLGVAVSTFGLGSWFGYVETEPDASAGLIASVGAAVPWFVVGGGVVSQTLGFGTVGGVVGAVIAGGLGFVGTAVPREDVGSTVPLGALLAFVGAVFLTGTIGPAWLWDLGWEQQASITAEFLVPVATLFCALYGGWAAAKAYGRFGARGRHMGAYVLVYLNALSIVAFLFILIAFVVVQGLPGLLTGVRVGAGVGPQVFGSFELPVYVPFVMNGVALLNDFQGVLPAIVGTVWLVVGAVLFAVPLGVGAAVFLTEYAERGRFTQAVEVSTNGLWSTPSIVFGLFGFAFLVPRFGNRKSLLAGMLTLGFMLLPLVLITSREAMLSVPDEYRDASAALGVPKWQTIRSVVLPAALPGVVTGVILGVGRIAGETAPILLTMAGGTFVPGGQTVDVIGGFEFTGSPPFVANPELLQATSALPYQLYALITAGVGLGSNVSDPGGFRWATALVLLVVVLSFYAIGIGARYYFRQRLSHE; encoded by the coding sequence ATGGCGGGTGCGACCCGGTCGCGGCTGGTCGAGGGCGACACGTCGGCGACCGACGCGGTCGCCGGCGCGACGGTCGGCCTCTCGGCGGTCCTGTTCGCGCTCGCGGTGGCGGCGATGTTCGAGTGGGTGAGTCTCACCGGGACGGTCGCCGGCGTGTCGACGGTGACGCTACTCGGCGGGCTGTTGGTCGGTCTCGGCGTCGCCGTGTCCACCTTCGGCCTCGGCTCGTGGTTCGGCTACGTCGAGACCGAACCGGACGCGAGCGCCGGCCTGATCGCGAGCGTCGGCGCGGCGGTGCCGTGGTTCGTCGTCGGGGGCGGCGTCGTCTCCCAGACCCTCGGGTTCGGTACCGTCGGCGGCGTCGTCGGAGCCGTCATCGCCGGCGGCCTGGGCTTCGTCGGAACCGCCGTCCCCCGTGAGGACGTGGGCTCGACGGTGCCCCTCGGCGCCCTGCTCGCGTTCGTCGGCGCCGTCTTCCTCACCGGGACGATCGGGCCGGCGTGGCTGTGGGACCTCGGCTGGGAGCAGCAGGCCTCGATCACGGCCGAGTTCCTCGTCCCGGTCGCGACGCTGTTTTGCGCCCTCTACGGCGGCTGGGCCGCGGCCAAGGCCTACGGCCGGTTCGGTGCACGCGGCCGACACATGGGCGCGTACGTCCTCGTCTACCTCAACGCGCTGTCCATCGTCGCCTTCCTCTTTATCCTCATCGCCTTCGTCGTCGTCCAGGGACTCCCCGGCCTGCTCACCGGCGTCCGGGTCGGTGCCGGCGTCGGCCCGCAGGTGTTCGGGTCGTTCGAGCTGCCGGTGTACGTCCCGTTCGTGATGAACGGCGTCGCGCTCCTGAACGACTTCCAGGGCGTCCTCCCGGCGATCGTGGGGACGGTCTGGCTGGTCGTCGGCGCGGTGCTGTTTGCGGTGCCGCTGGGCGTCGGCGCGGCGGTCTTTCTCACCGAGTACGCCGAACGCGGCCGGTTCACTCAGGCCGTCGAGGTGTCGACCAACGGCCTCTGGAGCACGCCGAGCATCGTCTTCGGGCTGTTCGGGTTCGCCTTTCTCGTGCCGCGCTTCGGCAACCGGAAGTCGCTGCTGGCCGGGATGCTCACGCTCGGGTTCATGCTCCTCCCGCTGGTGCTCATCACGAGCCGGGAGGCGATGCTCTCGGTCCCCGACGAGTACCGCGACGCGAGCGCGGCGCTCGGCGTCCCGAAGTGGCAGACGATCCGTAGCGTCGTCCTCCCGGCCGCGTTACCGGGCGTCGTCACGGGGGTCATCCTCGGCGTCGGCCGGATCGCGGGCGAGACGGCGCCGATCCTGCTGACGATGGCAGGCGGGACGTTCGTCCCCGGGGGACAGACGGTCGACGTCATCGGCGGCTTCGAGTTCACCGGCTCGCCGCCCTTCGTCGCCAACCCCGAACTCCTGCAGGCGACCTCGGCGCTCCCCTACCAGCTGTACGCCCTCATCACCGCGGGCGTCGGCCTGGGGAGTAACGTCTCCGATCCCGGCGGCTTCCGCTGGGCGACGGCGCTCGTCCTGCTCGTCGTCGTCCTCTCCTTCTACGCGATCGGCATCGGCGCGCGCTACTACTTCCGACAGCGACTCAGCCACGAATAA
- the pstC gene encoding phosphate ABC transporter permease subunit PstC, translating to MASATRSERLNAAAGRQVQRVRDFADDTEPAALVVVTIIALSLLTAFVGFLAVSDLTILPFVVFVVAAGYGWMRHQEETALVLTLTMTVSTLLILGLIIVFIFRESLPVLQYESATVFGVSVPGLRMFIQPNWDAVSPPIRYSMVPMIHGTVMVTVVATAVAGPLGVAAALFLSEIAPDVVREFVKPGVEILAGIPSIVYGFIGFTILSPWASDQFRTTGQGSYLFVGIVVGLMALPTVVSVAEDALSSVPESMKSGSLAVGTTDWQTMTSITLPAAFSGVSAAVLLGVGRAIGETMAATVMLRGVPRLTEPLVNVFYGQETLTSLIARNYGEADGLQMDALFVAGVILFVTVLVISIGAQYIEWRMRSKLGGEA from the coding sequence ATGGCATCGGCAACACGTAGCGAGCGACTGAACGCGGCCGCCGGACGGCAGGTCCAGCGGGTTCGTGATTTCGCCGACGACACCGAACCCGCGGCGCTGGTCGTCGTCACGATCATCGCCCTCTCCCTGCTGACGGCGTTCGTCGGGTTCCTCGCGGTTTCGGACCTGACGATCCTGCCGTTCGTCGTGTTCGTCGTGGCGGCGGGGTACGGCTGGATGCGACACCAAGAGGAGACGGCGCTGGTGTTGACGCTGACGATGACCGTCTCGACGCTGTTGATCCTCGGGCTGATCATCGTGTTCATCTTCCGGGAGTCGCTTCCGGTCCTCCAGTACGAGAGCGCGACCGTGTTCGGCGTGAGCGTGCCGGGACTTCGGATGTTCATCCAGCCCAACTGGGACGCGGTGTCGCCGCCGATCCGGTACTCGATGGTGCCGATGATCCACGGGACGGTGATGGTGACCGTCGTCGCGACGGCGGTCGCCGGGCCGCTGGGCGTCGCCGCCGCGCTCTTTCTCTCGGAGATCGCACCCGACGTCGTCCGGGAGTTCGTCAAGCCGGGCGTCGAAATCCTCGCTGGCATCCCCTCCATCGTCTACGGCTTCATCGGCTTCACGATCCTCAGCCCGTGGGCGTCGGATCAGTTCCGAACCACCGGACAGGGGAGTTACCTCTTCGTCGGCATCGTCGTCGGGCTGATGGCGCTCCCGACGGTCGTCTCCGTCGCCGAGGACGCCCTCAGTAGCGTCCCCGAGTCGATGAAGAGCGGATCGCTCGCCGTCGGAACGACCGACTGGCAGACCATGACCTCGATCACCCTCCCCGCGGCGTTCTCGGGCGTCTCCGCCGCGGTCCTCCTCGGCGTCGGACGTGCCATCGGCGAGACGATGGCCGCGACGGTCATGCTCCGTGGCGTCCCGCGGCTCACCGAACCGCTCGTGAACGTCTTCTACGGCCAGGAGACGCTCACGTCGCTCATCGCCCGCAACTACGGCGAGGCGGACGGGCTCCAGATGGACGCCCTGTTCGTCGCCGGCGTGATCCTCTTCGTCACGGTGCTCGTCATCTCCATCGGCGCACAGTACATCGAGTGGCGGATGCGCAGCAAGCTGGGAGGTGAAGCCTGA
- the phoU gene encoding phosphate signaling complex protein PhoU: MPRDEFQQSLADLRAEVLSMSDLVGDRLDRALAALETVDEATAREVIEGDDAVDRRYLELESTCIQLFARQQPVAGDLRFVAASFKILTDLERVADLAVNLAQYTLEADRKRFAEVDLSAIGDLASGMLDDAMTAYRTDDAALCREVAARDDELDSLCQRASERVVRDLIEREVSDGDGWAVERLLDDVSRLLLIVRDLERVGDHAVNVAARTLYMIESDPELV, from the coding sequence GTGCCCCGAGACGAGTTCCAGCAGTCGCTCGCGGACCTGCGCGCCGAGGTGCTGTCGATGAGCGACCTCGTCGGCGACCGACTCGACCGCGCGCTGGCCGCCCTGGAGACAGTCGACGAGGCGACCGCCCGGGAGGTAATCGAGGGCGACGACGCCGTCGACCGACGGTATCTGGAACTGGAGTCGACGTGCATCCAGCTGTTCGCCCGGCAACAGCCGGTCGCGGGTGATCTCCGCTTCGTCGCCGCCTCGTTCAAGATCCTCACCGACCTCGAACGCGTCGCCGACCTCGCGGTCAACCTCGCACAGTACACCCTCGAAGCGGACCGGAAGCGGTTCGCGGAGGTCGACCTCTCGGCCATCGGCGACCTCGCCAGCGGGATGCTCGACGACGCCATGACCGCCTACCGGACCGACGACGCGGCCCTGTGTCGCGAGGTGGCCGCCCGGGACGACGAACTCGACTCGCTGTGCCAACGCGCGAGCGAGCGGGTGGTCCGGGACCTCATCGAACGCGAGGTGTCGGACGGCGACGGCTGGGCGGTCGAACGGCTGCTCGACGACGTCTCGCGGCTCCTGTTGATCGTCCGCGACCTGGAACGGGTCGGCGACCACGCGGTCAACGTCGCCGCACGCACCCTCTACATGATCGAGAGTGACCCGGAACTCGTCTGA
- the pstB gene encoding phosphate ABC transporter ATP-binding protein PstB, producing the protein MSDSQQTQQSKTRTRTTGSDQPLETTSGETVEETRAEWVEYDFQGEAKMVAEDLDVYYGDDHALKGVSMEIPAESVTALIGPSGCGKSTYLRCLNRMNDRINAANVDGSVRLDGKEIYQDGVNLVELRKRVGMVFQSPNPFPKSIRDNIAYGPRKHGDINTGLLARVLGRDDGEEERELVERALKQAALWDEVHDRLDDNALGLSGGQQQRLCIARCLSVDPEVILMDEPASALDPIATAKIEDLIHDLAEEYTVIIVTHNMQQAARISDQTAVFLTGGKLVEYDDTDRIFEDPQSQRVEDYISGKFG; encoded by the coding sequence ATGAGCGATTCACAACAGACCCAACAGAGCAAGACGCGAACCAGGACGACGGGCAGCGATCAACCCCTCGAAACCACCAGCGGCGAGACGGTCGAGGAGACCAGAGCGGAGTGGGTGGAGTACGACTTCCAAGGGGAGGCGAAGATGGTCGCCGAGGACCTCGACGTCTACTACGGCGACGACCACGCCCTCAAGGGCGTCTCGATGGAGATCCCCGCGGAGAGCGTCACCGCGCTCATCGGCCCCTCGGGGTGTGGGAAATCGACGTATCTCCGCTGTCTCAACCGGATGAACGACCGGATCAACGCCGCCAACGTCGACGGGTCGGTCCGGCTCGACGGGAAGGAGATCTACCAGGACGGCGTCAACTTGGTCGAACTCCGCAAACGGGTCGGCATGGTGTTCCAGTCGCCGAACCCGTTCCCGAAGTCGATCCGGGACAACATCGCCTACGGTCCGCGGAAACACGGCGATATCAACACCGGACTGCTGGCCCGCGTGCTCGGCCGCGACGACGGCGAGGAGGAGCGCGAACTCGTCGAGCGGGCGCTCAAACAGGCCGCCCTCTGGGACGAGGTGCACGACCGGCTGGACGACAACGCCCTCGGCCTCTCGGGTGGCCAGCAACAGCGGCTCTGTATCGCCCGGTGTCTCTCCGTCGACCCCGAGGTCATCCTGATGGACGAGCCGGCGTCGGCGCTCGATCCGATCGCGACCGCGAAGATCGAGGATCTCATCCACGACCTCGCGGAGGAGTACACCGTCATCATCGTCACCCACAACATGCAGCAGGCGGCCCGCATCTCGGATCAGACCGCCGTCTTCCTCACCGGCGGCAAGCTCGTCGAGTACGACGACACCGACCGGATCTTCGAGGACCCGCAGAGTCAGCGCGTCGAGGACTACATCTCCGGCAAGTTCGGGTGA